The following DNA comes from Nilaparvata lugens isolate BPH unplaced genomic scaffold, ASM1435652v1 scaffold5300, whole genome shotgun sequence.
caactgccacaagtcccatatcagtaaaaatttcaggagctttgccccatcatgcaaagtttgattttagattctcaattatcaggcttcagatacaatttaaacaaataatttaaaaatctcttcaattaatgttcagtaacattttcacctaaaattgaaaataagctcgaaattcgagaaaatgtgattattcaattacaaactgttgattctattaaatcattcactatgaggagatagcagacctcgtatgtctccagcgttattgtcctgtcaccagctggcttagatctttgaatagtagacttgagatgcgtgtgaacactagcgtcaggtgatcacttttcataacggcaaggaaagttgtgtgagtgcgccacaccagatttttaatatatCGTAgtaattctgattttttaaatattcttcaaatagcCAATAGCTAGAGGGGTCCTCAAAGTACTGgtgttttattgaaattttatttttaatcaatatgaattgaaattgaattgggCTTCAACAAATGTGTTTCTATTTTTACAGAAGACTCCGGAATCTGACTTGCTAGAAGCGATGCTGTCAGCCATAATGAAAGTGTCAGCATTGGTGGGTGCTGGTAATGGTTCAGAAGTGGACAAGGCAGCTCTAACGTGTAGTGATCACTTATATCAACACCTCTGCAACTGGTCCAAAACCAACAATGATTTCTCACTTGTCAGCAACACTCTACTAGTGCATCTCGGATTAATGAAGGTCATTACCatcatttaaattcaaataatcatgTTATAATAACAGCTTTATTAAAAAGGGTTGCCATCTTGCAACCACACCTCAGGTTTATGGATTGCGTACTTTATTTAGAATCAGAATTGGCCTTTTGAGATCACAAATCTGGTTTGAATGTGGGTATG
Coding sequences within:
- the LOC120355937 gene encoding uncharacterized protein LOC120355937; its protein translation is MTETPGRDCPKTPAPIEWKEKTPESDLLEAMLSAIMKVSALVGAGNGSEVDKAALTCSDHLYQHLCNWSKTNNDFSLVSNTLLVHLGLMKSEDKSFKITYNTVDAGLLYSKP